A portion of the Sphaerochaeta pleomorpha str. Grapes genome contains these proteins:
- a CDS encoding sensor histidine kinase, with amino-acid sequence MARRKTYLVTRLFFVGMLFFFDSLGLFILAFGYRSGRFSSLSWLGIPVILFFLSLLTLYYWVYLPYKTTKHILLLFSTGYTFESIIDKRCPINKEMEEVDAKLHSLLNTDQLMNASKRQAQFLALQNQINPHFLYNTLEGIRSEALFAGLTSVASMTEALSTFFRYTISNVENLVTLEQELENTENYFFIQQFRFGNRLKLSVTMAEEDKKEVMQYRIPKLTLQPIVENCIIHGLECKVGEGVLRIHIETTQSRLLVTVSDDGVGMGQQVLQAMNHNLSVRSLDYVKHDELHGGIALVNVNNRIKLLFGEQYGLTVTSQVGVGTDVLIVLPRSIQEGETT; translated from the coding sequence ATGGCTAGACGAAAAACCTATCTGGTGACCAGACTTTTTTTTGTAGGCATGCTGTTCTTCTTCGATTCATTGGGATTGTTCATTTTGGCCTTCGGCTACAGAAGTGGTCGTTTCAGCAGCCTGTCATGGCTTGGAATACCGGTCATTCTGTTTTTCCTCAGCCTGCTAACCCTGTATTATTGGGTCTATTTGCCCTATAAAACCACGAAGCATATTCTTTTGCTGTTTTCAACAGGGTATACTTTTGAAAGCATCATCGACAAACGGTGCCCGATAAACAAGGAAATGGAAGAAGTCGATGCCAAGCTCCATTCCCTGTTGAATACCGATCAGTTGATGAATGCCAGCAAGCGGCAGGCACAGTTTCTGGCTCTTCAGAACCAGATAAACCCACACTTCTTATACAACACCTTGGAGGGTATTCGCTCTGAGGCTCTCTTTGCAGGATTGACTTCGGTAGCCTCCATGACGGAAGCCCTTTCCACCTTCTTCAGGTATACTATCAGCAATGTCGAGAATCTCGTAACCTTGGAACAGGAACTGGAAAATACGGAAAACTATTTTTTCATCCAGCAATTCAGGTTCGGTAACCGTCTGAAACTCTCTGTCACCATGGCTGAGGAAGACAAGAAAGAGGTCATGCAATATAGAATTCCGAAACTCACCCTCCAACCGATTGTCGAGAATTGCATCATCCACGGACTCGAATGCAAAGTCGGGGAAGGTGTTTTGAGGATCCATATCGAGACAACCCAATCAAGATTGCTTGTCACGGTAAGCGATGACGGGGTAGGCATGGGGCAACAGGTGCTACAGGCCATGAACCATAATTTGTCTGTGCGCAGCCTTGATTACGTGAAACACGATGAGTTGCACGGGGGCATTGCGCTGGTGAATGTAAACAACCGGATAAAATTGTTGTTTGGGGAACAATACGGACTCACGGTCACCAGCCAGGTGGGGGTCGGAACCGATGTCCTGATCGTATTGCCACGTAGTATCCAGGAAGGCGAAACCACATGA
- a CDS encoding ATP-binding cassette domain-containing protein — MKEEILRLEQVSLPPYLFDINLHLNKGEIVALIGINALGIEQLLTIMCQNIPIHYGHVYCQDKLVNDYLSSSKKKNRVVVIQKESMLIDSMTVEENLFVVRNNFQKHLVNYRVLYGQLQILLRPFGIELAQKTLAKDLSSYERLVVQFVKASICKANLIILKDITNFVSEVDLNRLYGVLQFFKDQGMTFLYVCNHHQEAFRFCSRCYLMQEGRIVKHLFPYQMNDEVISHYSNVFEERVESEQRQKQYDSSRLTDSSALVCKNLVYGNIAGLELTIHQGETVVLLDNENLIIDDLFTLLKGMDVSKNGVLLVNGHLPAKNDREVALIDVKPDKTLLFPQLSVLDNICFTADHKIKHLWLDHVKKKSIAKELYPVLGKSIYKPSLYGLERDALYRIVYQRIILQKPSFVCVVQPFASVDMYQRIQLISYFDMFRQKGIAVLVLAVSLSDTLQIADRLIVVKGGRAESQSLRREFSQYIGIAGSVPAKPKE; from the coding sequence ATGAAAGAGGAGATTCTCAGACTCGAACAGGTTTCTTTGCCACCGTATCTCTTTGATATCAACCTGCATCTCAACAAAGGGGAAATCGTTGCCTTGATAGGGATAAATGCCCTTGGTATCGAACAGCTGCTGACCATCATGTGCCAAAATATCCCGATCCATTACGGCCATGTCTATTGCCAGGACAAGTTGGTCAACGATTACCTGTCCAGCAGCAAAAAGAAGAACAGGGTTGTCGTAATACAGAAGGAGTCGATGCTCATCGATTCAATGACTGTAGAGGAGAATCTGTTTGTCGTCAGGAATAATTTCCAAAAACATCTGGTCAATTACCGGGTTCTCTACGGACAACTGCAAATCCTTCTCAGGCCCTTTGGCATTGAACTTGCACAAAAAACCCTTGCAAAGGACCTCAGTTCCTATGAACGGTTGGTCGTACAATTCGTAAAGGCGAGCATATGCAAGGCAAACCTAATCATTCTCAAGGATATTACCAACTTTGTCAGCGAGGTAGACCTCAACAGGCTCTATGGGGTGCTCCAGTTTTTCAAAGACCAAGGGATGACCTTTCTCTATGTCTGCAACCACCACCAGGAAGCATTCCGGTTCTGTTCAAGGTGCTATCTCATGCAGGAAGGTCGTATTGTCAAACACTTGTTTCCCTACCAGATGAACGATGAAGTGATTTCCCATTACAGCAATGTCTTTGAGGAACGGGTAGAAAGTGAACAGAGACAAAAACAATATGACTCCTCAAGATTGACCGATTCTTCCGCACTCGTCTGCAAAAACCTTGTATATGGCAACATTGCAGGACTGGAACTAACCATCCACCAAGGGGAGACGGTGGTATTGCTGGATAATGAGAACCTTATCATAGATGATTTGTTTACGCTTCTCAAAGGTATGGATGTCAGCAAGAACGGGGTTCTCCTGGTTAATGGCCATCTTCCGGCTAAAAACGACCGTGAAGTTGCCCTCATTGACGTAAAACCTGACAAAACCCTCCTTTTTCCCCAGTTATCGGTTTTGGATAATATCTGTTTCACTGCCGACCACAAGATAAAGCATCTCTGGCTTGACCATGTCAAAAAGAAGTCTATCGCAAAGGAACTGTACCCTGTCTTGGGCAAATCAATATACAAACCTTCCCTGTACGGCCTTGAAAGGGATGCCCTGTACAGAATTGTGTACCAGCGGATAATTTTACAGAAACCTTCCTTTGTATGCGTGGTTCAGCCATTTGCCTCGGTTGATATGTACCAGAGAATCCAACTGATTTCCTATTTCGACATGTTCCGCCAAAAAGGGATTGCCGTATTGGTCTTGGCTGTTTCGCTTTCCGATACGCTGCAGATAGCCGACCGGCTCATTGTTGTCAAAGGGGGTAGGGCAGAAAGTCAGTCACTTCGACGTGAGTTCTCCCAATACATTGGCATTGCGGGTTCAGTTCCTGCAAAACCCAAAGAATGA
- a CDS encoding sugar ABC transporter ATP-binding protein produces the protein MEDQNNIVTMEHITKTFPGVKALDDVSFHLSCGEVMALLGENGAGKSTLMKILSGVYTRDSGSIKLFGTEVEGDLTPKKAQKLGVAIIHQELNMCAHLTVAENIFLGKEIVKGRILSNQEMNRQAKEVLDSLRIDIDPQTIVGTLAVSKQQMVEIAKALQAEAKVLIMDEPTSALTSKEINQLFSLIRELKAKGCAIVYISHRLEELQHIVDRVTIMRDGKFIIENDFHSMSMDKIISYMVGREIKEKFPRVTTEKKEKILSIKNLNAGKMVRNVSLDVYKGEILGIAGLMGAGRTETTRAIFGVDKKESGEIELEGKQVSISCPDDAIKEGIVLVPEDRKRDGLCTKLSVRENVALPNLDVICNKLGVINRKREREIADKAISDLHIKLPTREVNASSLSGGNQQKVVVGKWLARDSKVVMFDEPTRGIDVAAKVEIYHLMNQLKQQGIGVLFVSSEMPEIMGVSDRIIVMCDGRVTGELMRSEATQEKILAYATKFENKFENENL, from the coding sequence ATGGAAGACCAGAACAACATCGTAACGATGGAACATATCACAAAGACATTTCCTGGCGTAAAAGCCCTTGATGATGTTTCTTTCCATCTCTCTTGCGGGGAAGTAATGGCTCTGTTGGGAGAGAATGGAGCGGGAAAATCTACACTCATGAAAATACTCAGTGGTGTATATACCCGCGATAGCGGATCGATCAAATTATTTGGAACCGAAGTTGAAGGTGACCTGACTCCCAAAAAAGCCCAGAAGCTCGGGGTGGCAATCATTCACCAGGAATTGAATATGTGTGCCCATCTCACAGTTGCAGAGAATATTTTCCTCGGGAAGGAAATTGTCAAAGGAAGAATACTGAGCAACCAAGAGATGAACAGGCAAGCCAAGGAAGTTCTCGATTCATTGAGAATCGACATTGACCCCCAGACCATCGTCGGCACCTTGGCAGTGTCGAAACAGCAGATGGTCGAGATAGCGAAGGCCCTGCAGGCAGAGGCAAAGGTCCTGATCATGGACGAACCAACCAGCGCCCTTACCAGCAAGGAAATCAACCAGTTGTTTTCCCTGATCAGGGAATTGAAGGCTAAAGGCTGTGCTATCGTTTACATCAGTCACCGGCTTGAAGAATTGCAGCACATCGTTGACCGGGTAACCATCATGCGTGACGGCAAGTTCATTATTGAAAATGATTTCCATTCTATGTCCATGGATAAAATCATTTCCTATATGGTTGGTCGCGAGATTAAAGAAAAATTTCCAAGGGTCACAACCGAGAAGAAAGAAAAAATTTTGTCTATCAAGAACCTGAATGCCGGAAAAATGGTACGCAATGTATCCTTGGATGTCTATAAGGGGGAGATTCTCGGGATTGCGGGCCTCATGGGAGCAGGAAGGACTGAGACCACAAGAGCTATCTTTGGCGTAGACAAGAAGGAAAGTGGGGAAATTGAACTGGAAGGGAAACAAGTTTCCATCTCCTGTCCTGACGATGCAATCAAAGAAGGAATCGTCTTGGTCCCCGAAGACAGGAAGCGTGACGGCCTGTGTACCAAACTTTCGGTACGCGAAAACGTAGCCCTTCCCAACCTCGATGTCATTTGCAATAAATTGGGAGTTATCAACCGAAAAAGAGAAAGGGAAATTGCCGATAAGGCAATTTCAGATTTGCATATAAAACTCCCTACCAGGGAGGTAAATGCATCCTCGCTCTCGGGGGGAAACCAACAGAAAGTAGTCGTAGGGAAATGGCTTGCCAGAGACAGCAAAGTAGTTATGTTTGATGAACCGACCCGTGGCATCGATGTTGCTGCAAAGGTAGAGATCTATCATTTGATGAACCAACTCAAGCAACAAGGGATCGGCGTATTGTTTGTTTCCAGTGAGATGCCTGAGATTATGGGTGTATCGGACCGGATTATCGTTATGTGTGATGGTAGGGTAACTGGTGAACTGATGCGTTCTGAGGCTACCCAGGAAAAAATCCTTGCGTATGCGACCAAATTCGAAAACAAATTCGAAAATGAAAACTTATAG